The stretch of DNA aaaacgaaactATATCAAATTGTATAACTCACTCTTCATTTTTTAACTCTAATGAAATCTTTTCTGTGTCCTTCCCATTGAGAGACACGATTTCAAGATGAGTAACCTCTACAATCTGACCAATAATATCTACAAAATAAGATTAAAAAGTCAGTATAATATTTTTGACCACGTTAAACACTctgtacatatattttatttacactCACCGATCAAATATTCAGGGCTCAGACTACCATCTAAGATTTCACGAAAATTGACAGGGGTGAACCCAGTCAATCTGTATGGCAAATCGTCACAATATTTAACCCGAGTGGTGGCTTGGAACCAAATTTTGTAAGGATGCTTGGTTAATCGATAGGACCCACATGATTGAGAAAGTGAAAAATTGATGAATATCTTCGAGTCACCTTCTTCGAGGAATGATTCAAAGATCGGAACCACATCCTCATTAACAGTTGCATGAATCGTATCACCCTGCGGCACATATAagtaaaaccatataaatacctATCTATTTGAGTATCAAACGCATAATAACCAGTGTTATAAAATACACTATACACTGGTCGGACGGTGAACTACCGTATAGTGCTTAATTGTATATACGGATGTTTATGCGAGGTATATACGGtcaatattttataaagaaaaatagaatttttagtaattatagtgataaatctaaaatatatatcataaatttGTATAGttctaaatattttctaatttaaataaagagtaaaatttcaaatatatactaaGATCTTTTATTGTAGAACCTGGATGTAAAACAAAGAATTtcattataaaacaaatattctgGACAATAAAATACAACATCTAAACTTTTATATTCTGCAATGGTAAAAAGATGGGTGAAAAAAGGAGAGACTTTATACACACGTTCCTACAAAATATGATCACGAACCTAAAGTAAAGTAATTGTCTTAACTGGTCTTTTATTTCAAGTTAAAGCTTCCAAAACATGTCACAACGTCTAAATTAACCGAACTATAAAATTCGGTACGCCAAGGTTACGTATACCGTATAGTCAGTGCATGTATGGCCGTATAACACGTATTTTAGAACAGTGATAATAACAATAATTCGTATTTCAGACCATCATCAGAAAAACAACTTACATTTGAATCAAGGAACACCATCTGAATACTCTCAATGTCGCCTGCGAAGTATTGTTTCCATAGACGAATGATCTTGACCTTAATTTTCCACGTAGTTTTTATAGGATTCAAGTCGATAACGTTGTCAAAAGTTCCAGCCATCTTAATGTGGAGTCTActctatgtttttgttttgggatGGAGAGTAAGAGAGGCGGCGGTTGATATATATTTGCTATCCTCTTAACATTAGGTTAGAATCTTTCAGCTTTGTAAATTAGGAAGAacctagtaatggtaagataaaatATCCTAccatatattatataagattATCTACATAGAGTTTTGACAGAATTTTAGACAGGATTACTTATTGAAAACTTGGGGGCCAAGAATTATAACCAAGTTTCTACAACCAACGAGTCTGCTAAAAGTCTCGATCTTCACCCACTCCTCATCAGATGGTTTGTCATACTCATCGTAAACCTCATCTTTGGAGAACGCATCCTCAAGTTTCATATCCACGGcttgttgcagatgagccaaCCAAACATTCCAGTTAGCAAACGAACACTTTCCCCATCCAACCAACATACGCAAATCCTCCAGCAGCGACTCGCTTAACTCGTTGAACATATCATCAACCATTAACCTGAAAAGATCAGCGCAGCAGTAGACAAGAAAAACCGGCGGCGCAATCGAGCTAACTCTCCTCAAACCACCCAACGTCTCTTCATCAAAGCCTTCGTCGTTAGGAAGCAAAAGAGTAGAGACCTTCCCCTCAATATCAAACCCCTGAACAGCCTTCCTAAAAGCGTAATCCACAGTCTTGTTGCAGACTCTCATCGttatgctctctctctctctctctctctctggtttaTTGTAAGGCTAATAAAGGTGCTAGTTAGCTTCACTGATTCATAACATTGATGATCTTGGTTTGGAGTCAATCAGACAATGATTTATAACTGAGAGAACAATGCTAATCCAATATCTGAGAATGAATCCAACCAATATTGAgccaagaaaataaatatagagCTCACACAAAGGTGCTTAATATGAtacataactaaaataaataagatacaACAACATTCGGTTTCTTGATTTAGTGCTTACCTTTCCAGGAAACCGCATAGCAAgacgaagacaaaaaaaaagcccACAACAGGTTTATGGAGCATAGAGAGGGATGCAATAAAGCATCAGTTTCAAAACACAGTTGTCTAGATGATACAATACCATGGATACTACTAACTTTGCGATGAGACAAGTCTCAACTCTCCATGTTGTTGAGGACGTAAAGGCACTTGCTCAGCTTGACGCCATGACATGTATGACACGTTTTGTGACTCGAACAAACTCATTAAACAACGAGTAATCAAAATCACGAGCTTCGTTACTCCCGGTTTCTTTCGACAGATCAGGTGGTATTGGTGGGTTCTGACAAATGACAAAGTCGAACCCACCGAATCTCTCCACCAAAGCCTCAAGCTTATTTGTACTTAAGCTCCTAATCGCTTCAATCTGCACAAGCTCTCCGGTTTGTCCTGAACTCTGCCACCATCTTTTCAGTATGTTACGGCTCAGTCCACAGTGCTCAACAGAGACCACGTTTTTGAGATGGATTCCAAGTCGGTTTAACGTGATCTCCGCACCACCTATCCCGCTAAAGAGCGATAAAACTGTTAACCCTTCAGGAAACAAAGACTTGAGGACAGAGAGATGGTAACCTAACGTGTCTGTTTGGAAACAGAACTCGAACAGCTTCAACCTCTCAGCGTATCTCGCACCACCGATCTTGGTGTGGTTTGTTGGATATCCCATGATGCACTCTAGATGCTCAGGCTCCACAGGTGAGAGGATGTTGGGAGCGATCCAGATAAGATTAGAGGTGTGACAATGCCGGAGTATTATAGTCTGGTCTTGTTGAGATGGCTTTCCCTTGCATTCAGCTAGACGACGTCCAAGTCTTTCACAAAGAGTAGTTGCATAATCTATATCAGAACATGCAACGCTACTCAGATGCTTTCTCACATCCCATTGTGGCCACCAACTCTTCATGTGTGGCATTGCGTCCTGTATGGTTAACAGTGGCTTTGGGAGGATGTTGAACCTGTTTTCAACGGGAAGATTGTGCACGTACCCTTCTGTCCTGCGGAGAGCTGAACACAACCGAGTATCTACATGCTCAGGGTGGATTCCGAACAAGTAACCCGAGATCTTAGAACACCACCTTGGAGAGATTTCACTTAAGTTACCATAGAAGAAATAAGGTCGTGTTGCTACATCTGGGCTAAGCGTTTGGGATAAACGTGGCTGCATCGCACTTGAAAATCCATACGTATTATCTTTATCATCTTGCATCCAAGGGGTTTCCATATATTCGGGTCTTGGCCTTTTCCCTCTGTCATCGAAGTCAGAAAATTCGTCTAGAAAGGCATTGTCATCTTCATCTTTTAGTCTTTTACCCCTTGAGGTCTCTCCCACATTGGCAGTGGTGGAGAAAGGAAGAGGGTCAGTACTAGTATCTGGTTTTATATCAGCAGCGCCACTTGAGGAACCTCTACCGCTGTCTACTTTCTCTGCACCAACACCAAGAAATCTCCAACTCTTTGAAAGACATGTAGCTGCAGGAGCCGCTGAAACTTTCTACAGTCAGACCAAATATCATTGCGTGAGAGAAAAGAATGAGATGGTTTTTTATAGTGTGATTCAAGAGAGATACACAATCagtttaaaaacattgaaagTACACACCTTTTCTATTTCTTCAAGGTCATTAGGAATGAGACGAGGAGCTTCACCAGTAACAATTGTCTCAGCGAGGTCAGAAATCTGACCTTCCGTACCTGAAGAGGTGCAAATAGATTTAAGTATAATATGGGTGGATACaacataaattttagttttttcattACACCCTTTGATTATTATGATCATTCCTAACAATATAAACCAGGGCCCTTGTCTATATAGTGGCAGGCAATCATGTCACTGTTTCTCACATACACATTCCAAACACTGGATGAACACGTAAAGAGAATAAGTTACGGACCTATCTTCTCAATTGCTATTGAGATTTCATGGTTAGAGAATCCCATTTCCAGTAGATGCAAAGTTTTGTCCATTGTTTCAAACAATACTTCATTGGGAacctatataaaatataaaacataggTTAGAAGGTAGTAATGACGGACATAAgcacataaaaatatacaaaatgagCCTAAAAGAAAGGAAGATAGATATAAGAAACAAGTTAAAGTATAGAAGAAAGCCTTAGCAAGAAAATTCAACAACTAATTTCAAAGACATTACAGACCTCAGGTCCTCTGGCAGCAACTGGAAtgacatcttcatcttcttcattgaTTTCAGTGTCATCAAGCGATTCATCAGACTCTTCTGCAAACTTTTCCGCTAGTTGAGCAGCAACAATGAAGTCCACCATCACATCAATTTGAGCGTCTTTTCCTAATCACAcagaaaagaaaatcatgaagaAAGGAATTGGCTTTCACccttaacattattttaaaacagttTCTTATATGTTTCTGTTTTTTGCCTACTCAACATGTCATACAATGAAAAAGTTCCAATATCTCACACATGTAATCTATAAGAACACACAATTGTTTTCTTGCAATAGTAAGAAACTTGTACCATTCTGCAATGTACACAAggtgtaataaaaaaaaaaagaattgaatgGAAAGCGAAAGTCATTGTGGATATAATACCAAGTCTGTCTAGTGCAAAATCAACTAGATTTTCCGGGAACTTCATTCCTAGTAACGCCATCCTTTTACCATCGACTTCATATTCAGTATCAGGCTCCTATCAAAGAAAAGAGAGACTATTAAGAAATAAATCTGAATTAAATACAAGACATGACATCACACGTTACACAATTTACCGGTTTGGGTTCCATAAGCCCATGAAAGCTGGGTTCAGGATGTTCGGTTACAGAACTCTTAGTGAGAATCTCTAATAACAACTCAAGATCATCTTCACCTGGATGTTAGAAAGGAAACGTCAGTAGTATTAACTATTAGCCTTCAtaagatcaaaaaaaaaaaaattagttgtaGGATTTTTCTTAGTACCATTTTCATCAATAGCTTTCTGAACAAGAGTAGGGCAAAACCCCATCTCAATCAGCAAGGACTTCACATTACTTCCAGAAGAGCTAGCAGCATTGTCCTGCACATCAAGTATGGAAACAATAAGAACCTTCCTGAACCGCTACAAGGGATGCTTTAAGGATTCAAGATGGCATATAAACTCTTAAGTTGTTTGTGTCAACATACACCAAACTGCTGAGGATAAGAAGTGTCACAGGGCAAGTCGAAATCTATAGTCTCCGGCTTTGGAAACACCATATGTTCATTCCTTTCATGACCAGAGGAACCTCCACCTCCTTCTCCTCTTCGAAAATTACCCTGCAAGATTCCCAAAACTTATGAAAGAGTGATACATATTCCAAAAGATACATTCCAAAGTTGTCAAATTATATACCATTTAGAGAAAGATCCACAAACTCCACAGCAATATCACATGAAAGCCTGCAAAATGTACccaaaattacacataaaaagtaataataataaatggaAAAAAGCTCTAATTGATGATTCTACCATAAACAGCAAAGAATGTATGAATCATTTGATAAGAATCTAAACATCTTGCATCCCCTTAAAGTAGAAATCCTCGAACTAAGAGAAGATTTGCGTCCACGAGTTCAATTCAATTTCACTACAAAATAATCTAGCGATTGCGTTCAAAGGGGAGATTATGTAAAGAGTGTGTGGATGTAACCCTACTTGATCAGGAAGGTGCATGCCTGTTGCGGTGGTCCGAGTCCAGTCCGGCGGAGGGAAAAGCCTAAGAAACTAATCGCACTGTAAAGCGGCGCGTGGTCTTCACTGCCGGCTATTGTAAAAAACTGGAAAAGTTCTTTACTGATTCACTTTTAATGAATGATCGAGCGCGTGAGAAAACGAACGGTACAGATCATTGAgagttttaggattttgattatatttttcttttagatttaaaaaaaatgaaaaataacagTCTTccagtaaatatttttttttttttttttttgataaaatgtgaATATTATACCAAAATTGGAACAAGAGTTGATTTACAAGGGCTTTAACAGCAATAAGTTACATATGGctcgaaaaaaataaaaaaccaagATGGAACTATGAAGCTTATGAATCAGGTGATCTAGGTGAACCTAAACCATTGAGACAGCAATCCTTGGCAACGCTTATGGGGTAAGCGAGCCAGGAGGGTGTCTCTGATGGCCCTGTCGACCTTACTAAACAGGGTAGAGGTCGAATCATGGGGGCCTTGGTGTAGTCTGTTGTTCCTTTCTCTCCACAGGTGGAAGACAACCAGCTGAGCAGTGAGTTTCTTTAATGTTGCTGAGAGGCCTGGAGTAGCCGTGAGCATCCAGGTTATAAGAGAAGGCCAGGTGTCAAGACAGAGGGCCTGTTGTCCAAGGCGAGTCAGAACGATGTCCCAGAGCTGTGTAGCAACACTACATCGCAAGAAAACGTGGTCCCTCGTTTCCTGTCCAAGTCCACACAAACAGAAGGTAGCATAATCACACACACCCCAGGTTACTAACCGTTCTCTTACCGGGAGTCGATTTAAGTTTGCCACCCAAAAGTGAAAAGCGTGTTTGGGAACTGCATGTTTGAACCAAACGGCCTTCTCCCAATATACCTGAGGCGCTGAGAATCTGATAGATTCCCATGTTTTGGTGATAGAGAAGACAGGGGCTCTGTGACCAGATGGTCCCCAACAATAAGAGTCTGCACTATCTTCATTGGTAGGTGGATCGATCTCCAGCAAAGTTGCTCTCAGGGAAGCAAGGGATGGTGTTCTACAACGAGGCGATGGGGTGATCCAAGCCCCGCGTCTAACACCTTCGCTTACCGTGGCTGTGATAGGAATTCCAAGCCGACAGGGGCCAGCCTCACCAACAAGATCAATAAGAGGTCCAGAGGGTAACCAATCATCAAACCAGTAGCTAGCGTTTCTCCCATTCCCAACGTTGCAGCCAATCAAGTGACGAGCTAGAGGGCGGAGGGAGATCAGAGCTTTCCAAATCCAAGAGTGACTTGGTTGAGGTTCTGCGTTCCAGTAAATATTCTCTCctattaactttttaaaagcaattaaatttgtttaaaaagaaaagtttctttggatgtaaaatttaataatagatTTATTTCCATTGTTTAGAAGtttttttcattcaaaaaattaattgatataaccAAGGTGTTCAAATACATTACAATGCTATAAATTCTAGTGAACCGGCAACCAATAAATTTATCTCGGTAAGTTGCATTTTATAATAAAGACTAAGTGTTTTGCCCATATTTAtggatttaataatttttacagAAATTTGTAAATAGATATATTGTCAGTTCAAAAATCAttacaataaataatttttatgcttttgaaatatttaataattaattaaatattaatttaatatacaataaagtatttaattttagtaaaatatcttttattacataaaatagacttgaaaacattcatatatacataaaactGTATACATggatgtatatttattttaaaaatattatgatgtaaatatttttggataacataatatataatcttcTTAGATGATGATTATCAAATTAATGAAATTCTGTTTGAATTTATGggtaattatatattaacaaatctaatctaattatttattaaggATAATAAGAACTTTAAACACTccaacttttaacgtgagagcgaaaaatcattttgtaaataataatataaatatttttgaattatttgcCAACTTGTTTAAAAATTATCACAATAAGTGTTTGTGATTGTCATAACAAAAttatcttaaaagatagatgcTTCATTATATCTTGtgtgatatatacatatattaaaacagagtcggtttaatattactaaaccaaatataatataatcatattaactatgatatttttgttaaaatttttaattattcacaaaataattataaattatcagCTAAATCACCAGCAAGTTcactttataaataataatatagactaggtgttttgtccgcacatgcgggcataattatcttacgaatacttattttatttttttattaatccaaaaatcgGCATAATAAAACTCTAATTGGTGAACATGTTGAGGCATAATTATCTTacaaatacttattttattttttgttaatccAAAAATCCGCATAATAAAACTCTAATTGGTGAACATGTTGAAGGAGAAAAATTATGGTGAATTCtttatttctcaaaatttatatcAGTTATGTTGAAAGTTTAGtcaaattattgaaagatataTCCCACTTTTTTCATCTAAATTTCCCATGGAGGAATGAATTTATAAGCAAGAAATTTCCATATGCAATTTtgataagaaacaaattaaacaaaaaatcatattttttttttattttttcaattcctcaaatgaaattttactttttatttttttcatttttcattcttCTAGTGGTCAACAACTGAAACCATAGTGTTTCACGGATTAAACTTAAACTGGTTTAGAGTAAAAgcaataaaatttgttttgaactcAGTCACAAGTTAAGTTAAGTTAttctttatgattttaaatagttaaatcaaacattaaattatttatatatgtaaaaaacgttcatcaaactatgtacttattattttgttaaaagttttaaaacattcatatattaaaaatagtttagaaaatatctttatataaatatttttgtttgactaatatttaattataattttttttatatcttaatttttaactttataataaaaatattgttttcagatagcaacatAATGTATATAAGagttctcttaatttttaaatatattttaacaattttattatattagtttataattaattatttaatataacatataaattttattattaaaataaaattcgtgtttattatatataaaattcattacagattttgtgaaaattaataaatactcagttaaaaactaataataaatcaatgacctatataaaatcttaaaacctaataaaatatgacaaataagaaaataagaattttaatataacatatagatttaaatattatttaatcaaaatcgtgtttaattatatataaaattcattacagatatttttaaaattaataaattagtgattcatctaaaaattattaatacatCATTGACTaaactaaaacctaataaaaacatgacaaataaacaaaattgactaaaatcatggaaaacatgacaaataagcaaaatcagaataaagaaatctaattacatattttatagttatattatttaaattaataaattatggactcaactaaaaactataaataaattaatgactcagCTTAAACCTAAGTAagacatgacaaataagcaaaattacctaaaatcatggaaatcatgacaaataagctaaatcacttcataaataatatagtatagatagatagattctATGTATATTgggttttttatttaattaattcgATC from Brassica napus cultivar Da-Ae unplaced genomic scaffold, Da-Ae ScsIHWf_883;HRSCAF=1252, whole genome shotgun sequence encodes:
- the LOC125606420 gene encoding uncharacterized protein LOC125606420, producing MYLNTLLIGENIYWNAEPQPSHSWIWKALISLRPLARHLIGCNVGNGRNASYWFDDWLPSGPLIDLVGEAGPCRLGIPITATVSEGVRRGAWITPSPRCRTPSLASLRATLLEIDPPTNEDSADSYCWGPSGHRAPVFSITKTWESIRFSAPQETRDHVFLRCSVATQLWDIVLTRLGQQALCLDTWPSLITWMLTATPGLSATLKKLTAQLVVFHLWRERNNRLHQGPHDSTSTLFSKVDRAIRDTLLARLPHKRCQGLLSQWFRFT
- the LOC106452094 gene encoding probable inactive DNA (cytosine-5)-methyltransferase DRM3 encodes the protein MGNFRRGEGGGGSSGHERNEHMVFPKPETIDFDLPCDTSYPQQFGDNAASSSGSNVKSLLIEMGFCPTLVQKAIDENGEDDLELLLEILTKSSVTEHPEPSFHGLMEPKPEPDTEYEVDGKRMALLGMKFPENLVDFALDRLGKDAQIDVMVDFIVAAQLAEKFAEESDESLDDTEINEEDEDVIPVAARGPEVPNEVLFETMDKTLHLLEMGFSNHEISIAIEKIGTEGQISDLAETIVTGEAPRLIPNDLEEIEKKVSAAPAATCLSKSWRFLGVGAEKVDSGRGSSSGAADIKPDTSTDPLPFSTTANVGETSRGKRLKDEDDNAFLDEFSDFDDRGKRPRPEYMETPWMQDDKDNTYGFSSAMQPRLSQTLSPDVATRPYFFYGNLSEISPRWCSKISGYLFGIHPEHVDTRLCSALRRTEGYVHNLPVENRFNILPKPLLTIQDAMPHMKSWWPQWDVRKHLSSVACSDIDYATTLCERLGRRLAECKGKPSQQDQTIILRHCHTSNLIWIAPNILSPVEPEHLECIMGYPTNHTKIGGARYAERLKLFEFCFQTDTLGYHLSVLKSLFPEGLTVLSLFSGIGGAEITLNRLGIHLKNVVSVEHCGLSRNILKRWWQSSGQTGELVQIEAIRSLSTNKLEALVERFGGFDFVICQNPPIPPDLSKETGSNEARDFDYSLFNEFVRVTKRVIHVMASS